One Brassica napus cultivar Da-Ae chromosome A1, Da-Ae, whole genome shotgun sequence genomic region harbors:
- the LOC111200010 gene encoding putative defensin-like protein 157, protein MAKLSCSYFFLFMFVFSVFAVAQETKGDQLCTMIIDGQSYCEITDCRLACYTGYNGVGKCLTNSKAGGKLSCFCTYNC, encoded by the exons ATGGCCAAGTTATCGTGTTCGTATTTCTTCTTATTCatgtttgtgttttcag TATTTGCGGTGGCTCAGGAAACTAAGGGAGATCAATTATGTACTATGATCATCGATGGACAAAGTTATTGCGAGATTACGGATTGTCGTCTAGCATGTTATACGGGGTACAATGGAGTTGGAAAATGTCTTACAAATTCCAAAGCTGGTGGAAAACTTAGTTGTTTTTGTACTTATAATTGCTAG
- the LOC106396501 gene encoding NAC domain-containing protein 75-like isoform X3: MKSHPLIDEFIPTIEGEDGICYTHPEKLPGVTRDGLSRHFFHRPSKAYTTGTRKRRKIQTECDNSMHGSSSSGETRWHKTGKTRPVMVNGKQKGCKKILVLYTNFGKNRKPEKTNWVMHQYHLGTHEEEREGELVVSKIFYQTQPRQCNWSSSTSSLNAIGGGGGEANSGGGGEANKMRRGSGTTSGGSCSSSREIMNVNPTNRSDEVGGVGGGAMAVAAAAAAVVAGLPSYAMDQLSFVPFMKSFDEVARRETLHTGQATCDDVMAEQLRHRHQASPSSTSSHHVAHHHHQHHHQQQQRYHAFNISQPTHPISTIISPSTSLHHAPVNILDDNPYRVHRILLPNENYQAHQQQQDQERDEQHNDGKMGGRSASGLEELIMGCSSSNTHHDVKDGSSSMGNQQEAEWLKYSTTFWPAPDSSDNQDHHG; encoded by the exons ATGAAATCTCACCCTCTAATTGACGAATTCATCCCCACCATTGAAGGCGAAGACGGCATTTGTTACACGCATCCCGAGAAACTTCCCG GAGTGACTAGAGATGGTTTAAGCAGACACTTTTTTCATAGACCCTCAAAGGCTTATACGACGGGAACAAGAAAGCGAAGAAAGATTCAAACGGAATGTGACAATAGTATGCATGGAAGTAGTAGTTCCGGGGAGACGAGGTGGCATAAGACCGGCAAGACAAGACCGGTTATGGTAAACGGTAAGCAAAAAGGTTGTAaaaagattttggttttgtatacCAATTTTGGTAAGAATCGAAAACCGGAGAAAACCAATTGGGTAATGCATCAATATCACTTGGGGACACatgaggaagagagagaaggagagcttGTTGTGTCTAAAATCTTTTATCAGACTCAGCCTAGGCAATGCAATTGGTCGTCATCTACGTCAAGTCTGAACGCTATAGGTGGTGGAGGCGGTGAAGCGAATAGTGGTGGAGGCGGTGAAGCGAATAAGATGAGGAGAGGTAGTGGCACTACCAGTGGTGGGAGTTGTTCCTCGTCTAGAGAGATTATGAATGTTAATCCTACAAATCGATCTGATGAAGTAGGTGGTGTTGGTGGTGGCGCTATGGCTGTAGCGGCTGCTGCGGCGGCGGTTGTGGCTGGTCTCCCGAGTTATGCAATGGATCAACTAAGCTTTGTTCCTTTTATGAAGAGCTTCGATGAG gTGGCGAGGAGGGAAACTCTTCACACCGGGCAAGCTACATGTGATGATGTTATGGCAGAACAACTTCGTCATCGTCATCaagcatcaccatcatcaacatcatcacATCATGTGGCTCATCACCATCATCAGCATCACCATCAGCAACAACAACGGTATCATGCATTCAACATAAGCCAGCCTACACATCCAATATCAACCATCATTTCTCCATCTACATCGCTTCACCATGCCCCCGTTAATATCCTTGACGATAATCCTTATCGTGTTCATAGAATTTTGCTCCCTAATGAAAATTACCAG gcacaccaacaacaacaagacCAAGAAAGAGACGAGCAACACAATGATGGGAAGATGGGAGGAAGGTCAGCTTCTGGATTGGAAGAACTCATAATGGGCTGCTCTTCTTCGAACACTCATCATGATGTAAAAGAT GGTTCATCATCAATGGGGAACCAACAAGAAGCAGAATGGTTGAAGTACTCAACAACATTTTGGCCAGCCCCTGACTCTTCTGATAATCAAGATCATCACGGGTAA
- the LOC106396501 gene encoding NAC domain-containing protein 75-like isoform X1, which yields MNKSNPAGSVTGSDIIDAKIEEHQLCGSNKCPSCGHKLEGKPQNWVGLPAGVKFDPTDQELIEHLEAKVLVKEMKSHPLIDEFIPTIEGEDGICYTHPEKLPGVTRDGLSRHFFHRPSKAYTTGTRKRRKIQTECDNSMHGSSSSGETRWHKTGKTRPVMVNGKQKGCKKILVLYTNFGKNRKPEKTNWVMHQYHLGTHEEEREGELVVSKIFYQTQPRQCNWSSSTSSLNAIGGGGGEANSGGGGEANKMRRGSGTTSGGSCSSSREIMNVNPTNRSDEVGGVGGGAMAVAAAAAAVVAGLPSYAMDQLSFVPFMKSFDEVARRETLHTGQATCDDVMAEQLRHRHQASPSSTSSHHVAHHHHQHHHQQQQRYHAFNISQPTHPISTIISPSTSLHHAPVNILDDNPYRVHRILLPNENYQAHQQQQDQERDEQHNDGKMGGRSASGLEELIMGCSSSNTHHDVKDGSSSMGNQQEAEWLKYSTTFWPAPDSSDNQDHHG from the exons ATGAACAAGAGTAATCCTGCTGGCTCAGTTACCGGTTCAGATATAATTGACGCAAAGATCGAAGAGCATCAACTTTGTGGATCCAATAAGTGTCCCAGCTGCGGCCACAAGCTCGAGGGCAAACCA CAGAATTGGGTTGGTTTACCCGCAGGAGTGAAATTTGACCCAACGGATCAAGAGTTGATAGAACATTTAGAGGCAAAAGTATTAGTTAAAGAAATGAAATCTCACCCTCTAATTGACGAATTCATCCCCACCATTGAAGGCGAAGACGGCATTTGTTACACGCATCCCGAGAAACTTCCCG GAGTGACTAGAGATGGTTTAAGCAGACACTTTTTTCATAGACCCTCAAAGGCTTATACGACGGGAACAAGAAAGCGAAGAAAGATTCAAACGGAATGTGACAATAGTATGCATGGAAGTAGTAGTTCCGGGGAGACGAGGTGGCATAAGACCGGCAAGACAAGACCGGTTATGGTAAACGGTAAGCAAAAAGGTTGTAaaaagattttggttttgtatacCAATTTTGGTAAGAATCGAAAACCGGAGAAAACCAATTGGGTAATGCATCAATATCACTTGGGGACACatgaggaagagagagaaggagagcttGTTGTGTCTAAAATCTTTTATCAGACTCAGCCTAGGCAATGCAATTGGTCGTCATCTACGTCAAGTCTGAACGCTATAGGTGGTGGAGGCGGTGAAGCGAATAGTGGTGGAGGCGGTGAAGCGAATAAGATGAGGAGAGGTAGTGGCACTACCAGTGGTGGGAGTTGTTCCTCGTCTAGAGAGATTATGAATGTTAATCCTACAAATCGATCTGATGAAGTAGGTGGTGTTGGTGGTGGCGCTATGGCTGTAGCGGCTGCTGCGGCGGCGGTTGTGGCTGGTCTCCCGAGTTATGCAATGGATCAACTAAGCTTTGTTCCTTTTATGAAGAGCTTCGATGAG gTGGCGAGGAGGGAAACTCTTCACACCGGGCAAGCTACATGTGATGATGTTATGGCAGAACAACTTCGTCATCGTCATCaagcatcaccatcatcaacatcatcacATCATGTGGCTCATCACCATCATCAGCATCACCATCAGCAACAACAACGGTATCATGCATTCAACATAAGCCAGCCTACACATCCAATATCAACCATCATTTCTCCATCTACATCGCTTCACCATGCCCCCGTTAATATCCTTGACGATAATCCTTATCGTGTTCATAGAATTTTGCTCCCTAATGAAAATTACCAG gcacaccaacaacaacaagacCAAGAAAGAGACGAGCAACACAATGATGGGAAGATGGGAGGAAGGTCAGCTTCTGGATTGGAAGAACTCATAATGGGCTGCTCTTCTTCGAACACTCATCATGATGTAAAAGAT GGTTCATCATCAATGGGGAACCAACAAGAAGCAGAATGGTTGAAGTACTCAACAACATTTTGGCCAGCCCCTGACTCTTCTGATAATCAAGATCATCACGGGTAA
- the LOC106396501 gene encoding NAC domain-containing protein 75-like isoform X2 — protein MNKSNPAGSVTGSDIIDAKIEEHQLCGSNKCPSCGHKLEGKPNWVGLPAGVKFDPTDQELIEHLEAKVLVKEMKSHPLIDEFIPTIEGEDGICYTHPEKLPGVTRDGLSRHFFHRPSKAYTTGTRKRRKIQTECDNSMHGSSSSGETRWHKTGKTRPVMVNGKQKGCKKILVLYTNFGKNRKPEKTNWVMHQYHLGTHEEEREGELVVSKIFYQTQPRQCNWSSSTSSLNAIGGGGGEANSGGGGEANKMRRGSGTTSGGSCSSSREIMNVNPTNRSDEVGGVGGGAMAVAAAAAAVVAGLPSYAMDQLSFVPFMKSFDEVARRETLHTGQATCDDVMAEQLRHRHQASPSSTSSHHVAHHHHQHHHQQQQRYHAFNISQPTHPISTIISPSTSLHHAPVNILDDNPYRVHRILLPNENYQAHQQQQDQERDEQHNDGKMGGRSASGLEELIMGCSSSNTHHDVKDGSSSMGNQQEAEWLKYSTTFWPAPDSSDNQDHHG, from the exons ATGAACAAGAGTAATCCTGCTGGCTCAGTTACCGGTTCAGATATAATTGACGCAAAGATCGAAGAGCATCAACTTTGTGGATCCAATAAGTGTCCCAGCTGCGGCCACAAGCTCGAGGGCAAACCA AATTGGGTTGGTTTACCCGCAGGAGTGAAATTTGACCCAACGGATCAAGAGTTGATAGAACATTTAGAGGCAAAAGTATTAGTTAAAGAAATGAAATCTCACCCTCTAATTGACGAATTCATCCCCACCATTGAAGGCGAAGACGGCATTTGTTACACGCATCCCGAGAAACTTCCCG GAGTGACTAGAGATGGTTTAAGCAGACACTTTTTTCATAGACCCTCAAAGGCTTATACGACGGGAACAAGAAAGCGAAGAAAGATTCAAACGGAATGTGACAATAGTATGCATGGAAGTAGTAGTTCCGGGGAGACGAGGTGGCATAAGACCGGCAAGACAAGACCGGTTATGGTAAACGGTAAGCAAAAAGGTTGTAaaaagattttggttttgtatacCAATTTTGGTAAGAATCGAAAACCGGAGAAAACCAATTGGGTAATGCATCAATATCACTTGGGGACACatgaggaagagagagaaggagagcttGTTGTGTCTAAAATCTTTTATCAGACTCAGCCTAGGCAATGCAATTGGTCGTCATCTACGTCAAGTCTGAACGCTATAGGTGGTGGAGGCGGTGAAGCGAATAGTGGTGGAGGCGGTGAAGCGAATAAGATGAGGAGAGGTAGTGGCACTACCAGTGGTGGGAGTTGTTCCTCGTCTAGAGAGATTATGAATGTTAATCCTACAAATCGATCTGATGAAGTAGGTGGTGTTGGTGGTGGCGCTATGGCTGTAGCGGCTGCTGCGGCGGCGGTTGTGGCTGGTCTCCCGAGTTATGCAATGGATCAACTAAGCTTTGTTCCTTTTATGAAGAGCTTCGATGAG gTGGCGAGGAGGGAAACTCTTCACACCGGGCAAGCTACATGTGATGATGTTATGGCAGAACAACTTCGTCATCGTCATCaagcatcaccatcatcaacatcatcacATCATGTGGCTCATCACCATCATCAGCATCACCATCAGCAACAACAACGGTATCATGCATTCAACATAAGCCAGCCTACACATCCAATATCAACCATCATTTCTCCATCTACATCGCTTCACCATGCCCCCGTTAATATCCTTGACGATAATCCTTATCGTGTTCATAGAATTTTGCTCCCTAATGAAAATTACCAG gcacaccaacaacaacaagacCAAGAAAGAGACGAGCAACACAATGATGGGAAGATGGGAGGAAGGTCAGCTTCTGGATTGGAAGAACTCATAATGGGCTGCTCTTCTTCGAACACTCATCATGATGTAAAAGAT GGTTCATCATCAATGGGGAACCAACAAGAAGCAGAATGGTTGAAGTACTCAACAACATTTTGGCCAGCCCCTGACTCTTCTGATAATCAAGATCATCACGGGTAA